The Anas platyrhynchos isolate ZD024472 breed Pekin duck chromosome 1, IASCAAS_PekinDuck_T2T, whole genome shotgun sequence genomic sequence GCTGAAGCCCATATGAAATTAAGTCTTGTTTCCCCTCCACACActcctaataaaaaaaaaagaattcttgtACTTTTTCCATGAGGAAAATGATtctccctttctgctgagcGTGAATTAGGAATTGGTAAGATCATTTCTATAACATGCTGCATAGATTAGGGTTTGGGGCATCTAATTGTCTTATTTTAAGCCCTCAGCTCATGTTTGGACACCGCTCCCCAACTGCTCAGCAATCAAAGGAGAGCAAAACCTTCAGGCTTGCTTTGAACCTCAACACCATTTATTACAAAACATGGCTGAGTACTTACTGTCAGCAAACAAGCACTGACCTTGAGCTGTATTTCTTTAAGATGGATTCCAAAATGTTTACCAGTTCCTCAGAGTTAATGAACTTTTGGGTGCTGAGCGTGTACATTTTTTCATAGAAGTCAGCAATTTCCATCCGAGCctgaacaaaaaaacagagctgttCAGACAGGTGAGAAAGCAGCTCTTCCAAGTGAGGAGCTGTTCCTCCTAGTGCATTGCGACCCGTCGCCACCACCTTCTTCAGCTCATTGTGCAGGGATGTGTAGATGGTTCGGATGGAGTCCTTTCGGCTGAAGAATGACTGACCACCTGTTCAGATAAATAGGGAGGTATTACCAAAATCCAGGGACAGCAGAGATAGACAGCagtactggaaaaaataaaaccgtGCTTGTTTTTCCCCAGGTGTTCCCAAGCCTTATTTGATCACACCATTTTTCATCAAGAAATAAATTTCAGCGTGTTGTTTTGCGAGTGACTGAGCTGCATGTAGCAGAAAGTCAGAAGCACTCTACCTGATTTGATGCAAGTCACGCTTGTCCTTACTCCTTATTTCAGCAGCCAGCGACTGCTGCAAGATTTCTTTAACCCCTTCACATTGGCCGTAACTATGGTGTGACCTTTTTGATAACAAGGGGTTCGGTAATTTTGGTACTATGCTACATAACCTGGAATTGGTGTTACCTGTGCAAGTAAGGACAATCAAGTCATTGAGAAATGTTAACAGGCTCCACTGCTGTTAACAGCTCTAGATCTCTTGAAGAGAATTCCCCCAACAATACCACTTGAAACGTCAAACACTCAGACTTACAAAACCAGACGTTTCCAGTCCCTACACCATCTAATATAAGCCAGAATTCACAGGCAAAACAATCATAGCTTATCtcagcaggaccacagcacaggTTAATGCGTAactaaaactgagaaaaaaaaaggtcaaggCTTCTTTCTACCTGCTCAATGCtatgaggaattaaaaaataaaaaataaaagtggccATCATGCTCATGGTTTTTATAACTGTCTGCAATTCTTTTCACATATACTGTTCAAAAGTAACCTTAGCAACTTGAGGCAGAAAAGCACGGGATTGGTTCTGGTGGATAAACAGCTGTCTTTCCAAGGCAAGAACTGCCCCCAGGtcacagcagagcagcaatCACCCATTGCTGTTGTCTGGGAAGTTTGtaagtgttatatatggagtggtaattcgtgtcgagaaaatggttgatattaataaagaagggggagatgtgggagtgtggccatgggggtcagaaAGTCCAGGGGTTGATGGTAACATCAAACTCTTAACAATGAGGCCATcgggaatataaaagagtttagagggaacaaagaagggtgattcaggagactccatgcagtctcggctttcttgttctccagctgttaaggcatggaagtttctggatGTTTGCTGTTGCCAttatttgcaaagttgtttgaccaatggaaagttgttttgaaaagaactgctgtggggagaagggtgtaagaggggagcctgccctcaagataaaaaaaggcaacatgatgaagttacatcaataaagaagcaggaaaaaggagtgaagaggaGCAGGCTGGCAGAACGGAggccaggacgggaacaggcacattgattgcctcatgaagatgggttcggccagactcagcaaactgctcagagaagctcgtacagaaagtcgctggaaacaggcgcaccagagctgggaagaagctggagctgagagaagcggccccatgcacacagctgcccctcgctggtcaGCAGTTGCACACTGTGGGGAaccatacgtccttaggaacaaagactgtcctggtaaccttacagcctattctccttattaacgaTTGGACAGATTATggtcctgaaatatgggaccaaacaagtcaaggtgtgggactctgcaactaaaaacgacaaggctgcggtgggattgctcagcatctggcgagcagtctctgaggccttaaagagccatgtgggaccgcAGTCAGacacgtgtggtttgccagacagtgagggagctgcgggctcctttactgatccgactgctacaccacgggcccctctgctgccacagccatcaaaggcctttgctgttctgcccttgctgacctggacgtgccttgtGACCCAGGCCTactggccttgaaaaggagctggatatgcttttctgcgatccgggaagaacggggtacataaggcccgaagacCGAGTTgtttgacaacttaaagcaagacatattgttcaaagggaatggaaaatggagactgttaagccatggaacttaaaggattgtttgtaaCCTCTCCTGATTGTATAGGCACATTTgagtttagtatgtaaagccaCATTCTGTATATTTaggatgtttgatgttcgtgtgtgcgtgttggcgGAGCATAGGCTCCCtacacacccagcgctgtttacttgccttttataccttttataggtataaatataacaaaattcagattgagttgagacttcatttataacacttttataaatattactaaattcagattgcgacgagacttcatttataacataaaCGAGCAGCTCTTGTcgttttatcatttttttttccttcctgctagCACCAAATTCGCTTTTTAAAGCCAGCTGTGCGCATTTTCTTTGCCTGTAAGGTTCTCTTAAAGCAGGCTCACGTTGGCCACCCCTTCGCTACCAACACCGAGGCTGAACTTCACAGCCGGGCAGGCTCCCCTCCCCCGGCCAGCGCTGCGGGACCCGCGGCTTTCAGTGCCCACGCACAAACCCGAGTCCGCTGCCGAACTGCCCAGCAGCtttgcagcccccccccaacacaGGAGCTGTGGGGAGCCCCCCGCTCGCCCCCCCCCGCGGGCGGTACCTAGCTTCTGCCCGAGGAAGGCCATGCTGTGGTACGCCTTCTCGGCCGCCGCCAGGTGCCCCAGCGCCGCCAGCAGGGCCAGCCAGCTGCCGCCCGCGCTCCTGTTGCCCTCGCGCTCCTTCTCCACGTTGTCCTTGGCCTTGTCGTACGAGAAGATGCCGAGGTGCGAGAAGAACGTCTCCAGCACCGCCTGCTCCACCGGCACCGGCGCGCCCAGCGCGATCGCCTCCCCCATCCCGCACCCGCACCCCcgccgctcccggccccggccgctTCCTCCCGCCCGCCCCTTCCGCATCCCCCGCTCCGCCCAGCGCCCGGCCTGTCGGGCACTGCAGCTCCCCGAGCGGGCGCTGGGTGGGCTCGGTGAGCGGGGAGGGCTCTTCCAACACAGCCGATTCTGTCGTGCCCACCCCCTTCCACCGCATTAACCCCACGTGAAGGTAACAGGGAGCTCTTCCCCACCTCCAGCTGCACCCCTCCGCCACCCCCACAACAGCAACGCCCTCCCTTTCTCCTAGCCCCCCTTCCCCTTGTGCTCTGCTGGCAGCTtgtaagaaacagaagaaaaggggctccggggaaggaagggaaaaaaaaaaaaactggggagtttttccaaagaaaaccaGGAGTCAGAGGTTCAAATCTGTCTTTATTACAacacagagccagcagcacgtttttgcatttagaaaaatgtgtttggtcTCTTGGTGGTGAAACGGGGCTTGTGCTGCTGACGCAGAACTCTGTGCGGCAGAGGGAACCTGATCTTGGAATcctgcaagaaaaatatttgtgttagTTGAGAAGTTAGATGAACACCAAAAACAGTTTGCAACAAATAACTAGGTTGTAATTCAGCAGGTCATTTATGTAATGCATCCATAGGTTAGATACACTGCATAGGAGGTAATGGATGCGATTGTTTTATGGTTCTTTTTGAACAAAAAGCCCGTTTAAGGCAAATTCCCTGTAACATAATATGCATTTATTTGGACTACTCTGTAAGGCCTGATCACAGCATACGGTAACTGCAAAGCTATGCCTGTCAGTTCGGTCCCCTCCCCACATTTCCCCACAAAACAAACCCATACCAGACAACAAAGCCCCCCCAGCCCGATATTGAATTGGGCCAGTTTCACTTCACTCACATGGAACTGCTTGACTGCCGGCCTACGGCACTTGCTCGCAGCGATTTCCTCCACCTTCATGATCTGAATAGAGTGAGCACGGGCACGGTGACGGGCTCCCATATCACGGTCTGTAACGAGAgaactcattaaaataaatcttcacaCATTCTCAGTTCAGATCTTACCAGCATCCTTCCAAGAAATACGAATGTCACCCACAACCTCTAAAATGCCTGGTTAACTCTGCTTCATCACTTTATTTCCACCATCTAGAGCAATGGCAGAACGGTTCTGAGAACCAAAGTGCAGCAGCCAATTCCACCTGGAAGTTGTAACAGAACGTCTCTCTCCAAGAGAATGCCATCTTACTGCTCTTGCCTGATTTCAAGGAGTTATGAACTTACAGAAAAATCTGTATGGGACTTCCCcccacacagaagaaaaatataattcagaATCAACAATGAAACGCAATTATTGGGAAAATGGGTTTTTCTAATAATTCTGAAGTGATACAGTCAGGGATTGTTACTTACCCCACATGATTTACCTTACAGAACAGGAGGGCCTGTACATAAGCTGCCTGAAAACTCCTCCCTGTGGCAGTCACACTGCCTTGAGATCGCGATGTCCACAGCTCATTTTACAAGACAGGCCTATTGCAATACTGTGCTTACAGTGTCGCCCATGAAGACCTACCCTACTAAACCTTTATCTGCTACAATATTCTTGAGCATGCAGCTTTCAAAGTCATTGCGCTGTGACAAATCAAGCTCTCAGATTGCTTAAAAAAGCTTTTGGGATGTTCGTTAACTTGCAAGGTAATGTAGGACCTTAAGTTTCACTtccaagagcacctcagcacttGAAAGGCGACAAGATACGTATACTATCTGCACACATTGCAAGAACATCATTACCAAGAACAACGCTCTTTGGGTTTTTGTGTGCAGTTTGTGGCattttgaacacttccagatTCAACTGTCAATAGCATCGGCTATACAAATGGTCTGTCCCTCAAATACTTCATATAGCAGGAACCTGGAGAACCTGACAGAAATTATCTCCCCACATGAACTAGGAAGATAAACTCAACCATTTCAAAACACTATatatagtaaaataaatttatatagcACCTTAAAGGTTATGAAACCGTTGCCCTGTGCAGCAAAATTTTTTACTGGAATTACAGAAAATCACACTAAGgggaaatattttcaagttaGAGAAAACGTATCATCAGTAAGGGAGCACAAACATCTGCAGACTTCTCCAGCCACTTCACAATCTGGATTCCTAGTGTTTTGGTTACTGTGGATGaagacaaccctcttacctagCCTTCACACCCAATTCAAGATCTGATCTTGTGTTACGTACAGGTCCTACCATTTTGTACCTCCAGCAGCTACACATACTTACAGCACTGAGTGACAGCACCCGCAGTGGTCAGATCCCTGTACTCCCTGTACATGTTGTGAGTTCCACTGCGGGAGTCATAGCGCAACCAAATGCCAAAGTTCTTTACTCGCAGGGGGGACTTCTCATACACCTGGGATTAGACAAGAGCataaaagaagttaaaaaaacaacatcatTTGTGTTTCACCATTTAATTATGTTAAAGCTCTTATGAGAGCACTGTAGAAAGTTCTTCTGTCAAAGAACATTGGTCTCTTTTCCCACACCAGCGTGGCGGCAGTCACACCTTAACGATTCAGTGTGAAATTACTAGACTGCAGCTCTACATCACagcaaaaataagtaaaaaagaaCATCCTTTAAACACCAAAATAGATATGCCCAGGTTCGATTTTTGCAAGGATTGTGAACATCCACATAACTCTTAAAAGGCACACGCTACAATGAAATGAGTGTGACACCCGAGGAACAGCAGTGAATGGTATAATTCATCGTatgtttaaaacattaaattaatggtattttgttttaagCTCCGTGGATATGAATTACCACTTTGAAAAAGTGAATTTGTTGCTCGTCTTCACAACAAATTAAAGATGAATTTTAACTTTGTGTCCCGTCcagtcccccccccagcgcttCATATAAATTCCTTCTCTGTATACCAGCTGGCACTCCCCAGAA encodes the following:
- the RPL18A gene encoding large ribosomal subunit protein eL20, whose product is MKASGTLREYKVVGRCLPTPKCATPPLYRMRIFAPNHVVAKSRFWYFVSQLKKMKKSSGEIVYCGQVYEKSPLRVKNFGIWLRYDSRSGTHNMYREYRDLTTAGAVTQCYRDMGARHRARAHSIQIMKVEEIAASKCRRPAVKQFHDSKIRFPLPHRVLRQQHKPRFTTKRPNTFF